Part of the Xiphophorus couchianus chromosome 19, X_couchianus-1.0, whole genome shotgun sequence genome is shown below.
tcatgtgacgtcacacttcagtgaactttgtaactgacggccatcttggtaggcagttgCTATGTAGTTACTATGACtacaataaacaagccacaagctCAGAACGAGCTCTCACCTTGTTcatatttaacttataaaattACAACTATTACTcaattacaatttttgagtactctatccacctctgtgtaatactaagataaatatcagtgatatttactgcaGTACTTATTGCCTAGCTAGCAAAGTTAGCTTAGCTAGTGTAGCTTTTGGACATGTAGCATACATGTATCTTGCTATGTGTACTTACTCTGCCAGTCaccaagattttgtttttcacctgaAGAGTTCGTACGTCCTTTACAAATCCgtttaaacattgattttatgCGTCCATGGATTTAATTCTTTGTGCTCAGTAGGTAGGTAACTATGTGATAGTATGAGATTGGAGGTATCTTGTCCATATCATCTGACTTGTTTCAATCacgacagcagccattttgttcatatGTATTTCTTTTCCATATCGTTAAGGAGtgtcaatataatttatttttattggtttggaAGCCACAGTTCACCTATATTTTGCCTACCAAGATCACTTccggttcagacttgtgggaactatGTAAAAATAGAGtcataaacaagaaaacaaggaTATTATATCTTtaattttagtctgttttagctcagtttagttttataaacattcATTATACTTCcagttgtatttttctccattaattatagtttttatttacttcacttagaaatgtttttgctaGATTTAgtgtaataatataataattttgcTGTACCTGCTGCTTCAGCGTATTTCTCTGTGTGGTTTAATGCATCGGTGCCGATGTGGAAGAACGGGTGGATCCCAGGCACTATGAATGAAACGTTGCCAAAGTCTGTGGAACCTGCCGAATAATTAGAAATTCACTGTGATGATGATTCTGTGTCGAAACAATCCTGTAAACAAGACCTGCTGCTAAATGTTAGCACTGCAAAACAGACAGAGAGGAGGATGTTTTTATAAAGATGATATATTTACCAACCAGAGAAGCTAGCTGGCTGCTCAGGAAACACCATGCCCAAAGCTTCTCCGTTGCTTTTATACAGGGTTGCCAGTGTGTCATTAGGCAGAATGTTAGAGTAGGTATGGGCTGGGTAGATTATCTCCACCTACAGGGACCAAAGGGAGCAGTCAGtgtgtttaaaatttaagatttaaaagaattggcaagtttactttaaaaatgaaaagaataatcctcattgtttgattgttgtgttaccatatAGATCCAATCTCATAggtttaatcttttctttctatttgaGCTTGGTTTGTTCCCTCTAACCCGAgctactttttttgtttagcacttttgctaactttgaaatgtttagcgcatttagcttcccctaaatattttttccaagaTAAAAGATAAATTCCAAACAATAATTTACTTGTATCTATCTTGTAAACCTTCACTTGAGTAAGGTTTGACATCTCTGTTGAATTATTCTTCAATTGTTAATTCTTTAAGCAGTTAGTGGTTTagattcatgctcttattttgaagtggtgAAGactctttcatcttttttcccagtaactttatttcaaacaacttagacaagcacaataaaatacacacacagtaGAGAATAAGATACAAACATGGCAGTGAAATTAAACTATTCTTTGAGGATTTTGGTTTTTCAAGGACAGATATAATTGAAATTTAAGTTAGTGCTATAACATTAGCTTCCGCTAAACACTGTGATGGTGTAGCGTTTTGGCATTTGTGGATCTAATGTTTATGGTTAGTGCTTTATGGGTTAGTGTACCtaaggttttggttttaaatatatatatatatatatatatatatatatatatatatatatatagatagatagatagatagatagatagatagatagatagatagatagatagatagatagatagatagatagatagatagatagatagatagatagagagagagagagaaagagagagcgagacagagagagagacagagagatatagatatataaaatCACATAGCGGAAGACAATAAGAtgttaaactgaaacaaattggAAGTGTAATAAAACCAGCTAATCCCAACGTGCTGGAACTctacttgggttgctaggtgacgggctgaggttgctaggtaacgacaCAGTACCCATAGAACGcgacttaaaggggcagtattatgtgttttccaggcacatagtgccattttatagcataatgaagtaactatgttaacttcagttgttataaaaatgctgtatatatcaaatatgatttaaaagaaatttgactttgtaatttaacaccttgaaattgggcttctgtctctttaaaagctcctgctctttctgaaactccgccttcaggaagccatcacaacatggctcctccattaactattaaatattaaaggcAACATGCCAGGTAggcttttgatgagggaataatattatgacatgatgtaaagctcaaaaaagtcaattttatgtAGGCTTTTGAAACggatcattttccagacaccaaaaaatattaacttattgcccAAAAAACATAttagtgtttctttttaagcacTTAGTTTGTTTtgagaagcagttgagacccaaatggaaatgtaaaaacatgcaTAATGTGAATTTTGGCATAATTCTTCCCATTTAACACAgacaaagttattaaaaatgtaataaaaaatgttcagcCTCTCATGTAGGTTAAGATCACATTCAAGCtgttctgtttgtgtatttcctGAAACTGGAGCCTGTTTAGATCAGCTGCAGACTGAGAAGACGTATAGCTAAAAGGTAGCAGTTATGCAACAGCAACAAACATTCTGGAGCATAATTACAGCAATGAGATAAAAAAGATGATGCTAGACGACAGGTGAGTCATGGACAACAGCTCACCTGGCAGCCTGTGGCCAGAGCCGCAGCTCTGAAGCACGCCTCGGCTTTGGCCTTCAGGTCCCAAAGATCACTGAGCCGCGGGGTTCGCAGATAAAACTCCAGCTCCGAGTAGGCAGGGATGATGTTGGGCTTCGCCCCTCCGTGTTTGATGATGCCTGTTAGGaaggaaaacataaagaaaaatggaggaTAGAAAAGagcatccattttctttttatatgcaGCAACAAGGTTTACACTTGGCACatataattaaatgttgttttaaactagtgacatttccattgaccatataattgtgcaGATAggaattacaaaattaaatttgtttaatgaaaatataccaattttttaaaaaaagcatcaaaagaattttttttccccaaaattggcgcgtttccattaagcaaatttatttttgtaattccaattttctcaatttaaattcagctgttttatcAACAAGGAAATtggaatcacaaaaataaacgcttaataaacaaaccaatttcggaaaaaaacaaatgttttccaaaaaccatcttgttgttgatcatgtgactcatttAATGCGAAAATAATGtttcaattttgcaaaataaaccaattttgatatggctaaaaaaaaaaaaaacacaaaaatttatGTAATTCGCAAAACTGCattggaaaaacttttttcacatcacaagtcacatgaccaacagcgggatgttgctactggtggaaatgacgaagaagatgacaggaagtgggaggatgatggcacatcatgttttttaatgactaattATGTGATTCATATGtagttttaattgtgttttttattggaaacatcacagttgcaaaattgtgtttttttaacattagcagaatatcaacaaagttttggcgcatttcttaataaaaatgcagctagtgttttttttggatttcacagagtatttataaatgtataaatgaatggataacatggtaaaaatatgggtttgaaaaatgaacaccCACAATTTTCTCTCTATAGCAGGCCAATCAAACTGAAATATAGCTGTTAACTTTTTCCCCTCACCATGAAGTTTCCACTCAGGCTTCAGCTGCTGTCTGAGCGCAGAGAGGTTGCTATAAGCTAGCACAGCAGCATCCAGAGCGTTGACCCCCTCCCACGGATACGCAGAAGCATGAGACGCCTTCCCATGGTACTTCACTGACACCCTGTGACATCAACATGGTtagtttaggtttttatttcaaggaagaaggagaagaaagacaaagagcTCACTCAGCGATTGTGACGGTGGGAAGGAAGGAGGCATCCTGCTGAGCCGGATGAGCCATGAAGATGAGATCCACATCAGTGAAAGCCCCGGCTCGGATCAGGTCAATCTTTCCTCCCATCGCCTCCTCTGCAGGGGTTCCCAGAACGGTTATCTGGGATTAAAAGGGTTCAGTAACCTGATGTAAATATCAGCTTATATGTGGATCCATGATCCAAATAAGTCAACTGGCCTAATATTAAAGTGGATCTATCAggcaaaatgtacattttgaatatttctgtacttccatttgggtctcaactgcttttGAGACCCAACTAAGAAacttttggtgtctgaaaaatgagccGTTCGAAAAAGTTCCAGAATATAACGTCATAAATTAACAGGCGCTgctctgttacctagcaaccccaggggAGCTCCAGCTCGactggtcagctggttttactgctgtatgagttgtacaatggctgctggaaaagacaagtgttttgttgttgacctaCCATCTAGAAATCACTTGCTGTATTCTTGCtagttgtgcaggaggttccacttctgcttttcaaagatgtgattgtataattgtgcatttttACAGCCATTTTTATGAAAGTTTGTAAATGTACAGTTGAGgggcatggccagcagcagattatttggatttaaagtgacaagacgccataaaacatctgaaaacagcCAGAACTGAGCCGACTAAATTCTCATTATTTGAGAACGATTTTGTGcaacaaatgtaataaacatgttttagacCAATCCTAGCCTGTTCCAGGAATCATAATAgatcacctttaaaaaaaaaaagtcaagatttTGAGATTGTATGTATCTTTATCATTATGAAAGCAGAGAGTTTCAGACTGTTTTGACCTTTAGAAAAGTGTATCCAACCAAGGTTCTGCTTACATCATTCTTCAAACTACCAGCTCAACTAgtaaacagaaattattacttatatatttgatcaaaataaagttttcacaaaCAAGATTATGTAATGGAGGAGACATAGAagaactgtataaaaaaaagcttggaGAAGAAAGTCAAAGATGTACTTCATGGTTTAagaattagatattttttcccTGCATGGAAATACAAAAGTGGCAAGCAAGCAAGGAAGGTACgtacggatggatggatggatggatggatggacggacagaagGGAGTaaatttccaacaaaaaactttataaaattttctaagaaaaacaaagaaatttctgagtgtgtttaactaaataaatgaataaataaataaatgacttttggtgaaaaataaaatgggcCATTTCTTTAGGAAGGTGTCgaaatttaaaacatgataCAGGACTTATTGACTTCTGATACTTCTGATATTCCATAGACGTCTGGTGTAATTATGACCAATTAGCTAGCTAGGGAAGGGGGGTACGTATCTATACCACCAGTGTTTTAACTTGTGCCTCTGGGACTTTGCTCTTCCTCCCAGTGAGACCAGTAAAACCCGGAGAGGGACCGTTACCTCCACTGGGAGCTCCGGCTGGGTCTCCACCGCCGCTTTCAGCCCCACAGCGGCCGCAGCTCCCACTTCCGCTATCAGGTTGTGACCGCACGCGTGCCCAATTTCCGGAAGCGCGTCATACTCGCACAGGAAACCCACGTTCAGTCGCCGGGGTTCCCCGGTGGTACCGACCGAACCCCAGCTGGCCCGGAACGCGGTCGGCAGCTCGTAGTGGCTTTGGACCGTCCATGCCTGGTCCTGCTCGGAGAAAAAGCGAACCAGCACATCGTGAGCGTTCACCTCCTCGCCAGCGACTTCCGGTCGGGTCCAGATGTCCCGACTCAGACTGTGGAGCTGCTGTTTCAGCGAATCTATGCGCTGCTGGAGGGCTTCTTTCATCTGGTGCCGGTTCGCCATTCCCACAGCACCGCCGGaggtccaaacagaaccagaattttattttattcctacaTTACTCTAAGAAACACTCGAAGAAGTTCATTCTGACTAATGAACATTCATTAACGTctcaaagtgggcggagcctctGACCGGAAGTAGTTCCGGTTGACCTAAATTTAGTTAGTCATAAATTACCCgggaacactgcaaaaacacaaaatcctaccaagtatttttagtctagtttctagtgcctCAGATAAGATAAAAGAAACTTATAAGTAAATgttcagcagcttgttttaagtcaataaatccttaatattaatgttaaatattcaaTTGGCAGAATATTTATCAAAGAACCCTCATTCAATGAgacaagtgaaataatatgGAAATGTAattagtaatttttaaaatctgtattaagaaatcatttatgtaaaataagcccttatttcttgcttaaaagttagtTGTAAGTCAGTTGAATCTTATTtcaatgtactaagatatttgcactagaaattcgaccagtaaatttttttaatgaagtaaTAATAGGGTGACAAACTGTATAAATAATGCTTCGTAGCTTTCCAGGGCActatatgattattttttaaaacaagatgtGTAAACTCTGCCACCTACTGGCCGGAATCACATTCTTCTCAAACGAAATGCAGCTTATTCACATAATTATAGAATAGAAAACAATAATGTCTAAACGCTTACAGCAACAAATCGccaaaatataatgtttgttttatgggttctgtgtttgttcattaatgttctgAGGTCAGAAACAGAACAGATGAATTTATATTGAGATGAAATTACTCAAAAAGGGACTCTTCcgtattttatttagattataaaacaaatatattttattatttaattgcaattactttgttttggtctattaAAACAATCGGTCTGCCAATTAAAGGCATTTCGTTTTGCATCCATATCGTCACTAGAGGGAGCCAGTCACATTTCTCCTGCTGTggggaataaattaaatattttttagtggGAATTCGTGTCAGAggtgtaatttatttacaaatgcaaTTAAGGACTTcttcatttattgattaatcaattatccTGTCAATGAATCGatcaattcaataaaaaaattgaaacttcagtctttttatttaagattttgttttgtttttatttagaaatacacaaataaatgcaaataactaatttaattcagtttgaaCTAAGACAAATAGAGGTTGAAAAACGTTttcttgcctaaaatgcaagaaaatctgatatttttggggggattaAAAAATTAGATAGCAAAGACGCTTAATATAAGTTTTATTGTTCCTTTTTTGGTTCCACTCTTGTCTTGTATTGTCCAGTCTTGGGTCAATTCAAGTCTTGCcttttgtcttgtctgtcttttgttttggtccttttttcttttgcttccggttttatttttcccctctgTGGGCTGCCatcttatcgtggtggaggggtttgagtgtcccagaGATCCTAGGAGCTGTCAAAGGCTTTATGCCTCTGGGTCGGGTCCGCCGTGTCAAACGGCTCCTAGGGGAGGGATCGGACCAAGAGCAGCCTGAAGCCTGACTTAGAAATATAGACAGATGTCAATGTTTCTCCGGTGTCTTAAAGCTTTGTGGGCCACAGAGCTTTATGTTCCCCATATGTTGAccatagaagaaaagaaattaggAAATATTAAATCGTTCCAGTatgttttacattacattaatcCCGTTGTATCTGtgattttttatgaaatgtaaagaaaatgcatcCTGCTGTCTGGTttatgaaataaactgaaacatatttgtttaaatccagatttgaagtattttttgttgctaaCATGATGCCTGTAACTAGCCTTCAATTAATAGCATATGTTACatatctcaaaaataaaataaaatatgttttattttaaaaaataaaacatagttAGAGAGGCTTAagttcattttactttaaaacaataatagttCTGGTCATTTTGACCCTGTCTGTCAGGCTGTGAGCTGAGAGAACTGGAAACTTGAACGTTTTctccctgcagctgcagcagcaggtctaGTTAGGAATATTTTAGCTCAGGTGATGTTTGGTGCAACGCAGCTCCTTCCTTTATAATCAGCCTTTTCAACTACTGAACAGCCTCCTGTCATGTTTGAATGAAACacctgagaaaatgtttgtagccagaataaatttaatattttgggCATGTTTTCACTGTGCTTTCCTGTCAGCACAGATTTCTATGTGGCAGATATGTTTTACTCAACTGTCTTGATGTTTTGATCAACTCTGATTTATGCATTTCTACTACACTTCCCAGGATGCAATGGGTAATTCCTCTGAGTAGAGCACAAAAAAAGGCTCAAGATACCaacccttcaaaataaagacatttggaaagtttaagacaataaaattaaaattaaagatgtATAAAGGGAGTCCTGCTGTGCTAATGTTTGAAGAGACTTTAACCTGCAGTGATTGGTTGAACCACCAGGTGGCACAGGAGAGCTGAAATCTCTGAAATGTGACTGAAACAATTTCCGCTGTTGATCAGTTATTCAGTAATTGAGTAGACTTTTAACCAAATACTGTTTTACTCTCGAGTCATTTCttcaatgtttactttttactttaaaataaggGTTATGCAATTTCTAagtatgatttttaaataaagttcaggTTAATAACTCATTTTCACGATTCATTTACCTGAACTACCTtgataataaactggttttagtcaaatgttcttcaaatgactggaaatgcatcattttgagtagattttattttaatttccggGGGAGCAGACCCCACTGTGTCGCTCTACAGCTGCTTGTGTCTCATTAATGTTAGTAGATGTTGGCAGGTAGGATGTGGtctgattctgtttcaaacAGAAAGGGATGAAGGTGTAATAGAGTTTTGGATGGATGTAAAATCGCAGATCAGTGTCTCACCAGTGTGTGTGACATGGAGAGCAGGTgtacttgtgtgtgtttttctgtctgggGTTAATTGGGATCGGCTGCCAGTCACAGGAAGAGACATGTCGCAGGATGACACGGCCGCCTGTCAGCCTCGTCCACGCCCCGCCGGTGGCGCcgccattttgttttcagtttggtgACGGACGGACCGACCCACGCGTCACCCCGTTGACCTGGCCTCTGCCGTGGGAGCATGTGTTTGATTTCACATGGCTACGCGGAGGGATTTACGTCAAATAAGTTAATTTACTCACTTTTAAATGACGGCGCATTAGAGTAAGGAGTAAATTTTTGCCCCCcccaaaaatcaaaatgtttctagaaaaaaacttggaaacagTCAAAAATATGCTTggacaaaaatcagaaatttttagattagtctcagaaattttctggacAAAACTCAGAAACTCCTGGAAAAACTCCTGGTTGGAAAAGTTGAAAGTTtgcttgaaaaaaatgtattttaatcagatattttctagaaaaatggacatttctgagtttggaaaGTCAAAATTTTGCTACAAAAGAAATTTCTGTCTTTCaacagtcaaatattttagactATTGAAACTCATAATAGTCAAAATTTTgtagattaatttaataatatacaaggttttgtagaaaaattctgagattaatctcaattttttttgtttttttttttctagccaatttttaacttttgaaactcagaaactttGTATTCTTTTCAAGACAATTTCTGAGCTTTTATGGCAGAAGATTTTATCCTTTTTACGATTTATgggaagaattttttttatattataatttGCCTgtgaactagaactttttcatcaatattaattaattactgacttaaaacaagcccctgaatcttgctgaaaagttacctgtaagtttgttttatttgaagtgtactaataaactagaccaaaaacatttgtgtttttgcagtgtgtcacatgattttttactttttattgcttaaaaccTCAGTATTGTTTTTGAGGAACTTGATTTTTATACATGAAATTCAAGCCCAGTGGAGGGAAGTGACATCATCCTGTCTGCATCACTTTCAAATGAGACGTGTAGCGTGAAGAGTCCCAACAGAAATCCTGCCTGTTGTGCTTCATATTGCAAACCGAGCCACTCAGCGGGACGAGCAAATCCCCCGaggggaagtgtgtgtgtgtgtgtgtgacagtcCCTCTTCTGTCATTATCGTCACATCAGTGCACGTTCTCTGCCTCTGCGTTCACCAAGCGGTAATACGTTTACACCTCGGTTTGAAGCTGAAATTACACGCTGatatatttgctttttgtttgttgtgtttgcatGATCGGGTTTAGCTTCACTTCTTTCTCTCAGACGTTacaatatgaaaaaacaaataagtttttCGAATTTTACAGCTGAAGCAGCTTATGCATTTCAATTTCATTAAGCTAAATGagtattctgtttatttactggaatcttttcatttttaatttgtttgcaaTAAATAGGGAAGTAATTTTCTTTAGCCCTACATCTTTATGTGGGTTTAaggtttatttctgtttttgcaggaaATTGACAATATTCtgatgttttgttcattttgtttgtttccttggTTTCCTCCTGAGTTCACctccatttctttctttgtttggcAAAAGGAAAAGCGTCTGACCCAATAACATCAGCCTTTGTTGGCAGACTGGGGGACGATGGGAGGACAAGCGGTCCTTCAACCTGCAGACAAGCCATGATCAGCAGGGCTGCTTGCAAAGTGGAGCTGAGTAAAGACGATAAACCGGTAGACTTGGTTCGGCTTGGGACCAaacttgcaacatttgttgcatttccagctgctgcggtttgctttcacactgcccTAAATCAAATGAACCAAATCATCTAAagaacctgttcccctcctcgcctgtggcggcgctgcagcaagaaccactaaaggaagtaacacaaaaacctctgaagaagacgtCTAATGCAACTTCCTTTCTTCCATCAGATTTTCGCGGTCggaggatttcttttttttctttggctaaagaccacgagccatttctcctggtagcgctaggctaacacatttgttttggtttcatttacccagaatgccctgtgctgtagtccacttcctgcttttggagcggtctccggtttGCTTgctgttcacatatgcattcaaaacacaccagagttcacttcaaccgaaccgagaccgaggtttgaaggcggaccagagttcaatTAGTATTCCCACCTCCCCaaccgaaccggactttctaggcaaacggcctggagttggattaaagctgATTAAACAGAATTGGTGTTTGCCTAGATTTCTACTATAAATGTTAACATCAAGCATATTAAATgagtgtggaaaatgttttagaaaatcagTCTCAGGCTGTTCACTTCCTTCCTCCAAATATAAGCTTTTTACTTGAATTACAGATTTTCTAGGTCTGTTTCTTGGGATTACATTTAAGATGAGGTAAggaactcctcctcctccttctcttcagGGGATCCTCCATCTTTTATTACTGCTTTGAGCTACCAGCTGCAGGTTCAACACAGAGATTAACTGGGAATGTATGTTTTCTGTGTGAAGATGATAAGACCTGTGATGACACAAAGGGAAGGTCAGTCTCAGCAAGACGAGAGCAGTGGAGGATAAGTTGGTCTGCaggaaataaagcagcaaatactttaatatatttgaagtatttctgtcacttttaatGCCAGGTTGAATAGTGCGAGTATATTGGGTTTGAATGTGTGTAATTACCTGTCAGAAAACAAATCTATCACTGctaaataatcatattttaatatatatacatgtatgaCAATAAACTTTATaataacaaactttaattttgaataaaatttctcGTGTTATATCTTGAGAATTGTTTTGCTAGCAGTAGCATCATGTTAGCGCAGTGTGCTAGCTATTAGCTGCTTGAGTACATAACCATATTTAAATGATGtttacttttctaaatttatttatctaatttttggattttgtatttatgtattgattaaaaaaacgctgtgccatcatcctccaactacttcctgtcgttttttttgtcgtttccaccagtagtaacatt
Proteins encoded:
- the LOC114134695 gene encoding peptidase M20 domain-containing protein 2 isoform X1; translation: MANRHQMKEALQQRIDSLKQQLHSLSRDIWTRPEVAGEEVNAHDVLVRFFSEQDQAWTVQSHYELPTAFRASWGSVGTTGEPRRLNVGFLCEYDALPEIGHACGHNLIAEVGAAAAVGLKAAVETQPELPVEITVLGTPAEEAMGGKIDLIRAGAFTDVDLIFMAHPAQQDASFLPTVTIAEVSVKYHGKASHASAYPWEGVNALDAAVLAYSNLSALRQQLKPEWKLHGIIKHGGAKPNIIPAYSELEFYLRTPRLSDLWDLKAKAEACFRAAALATGCQVEIIYPAHTYSNILPNDTLATLYKSNGEALGMVFPEQPASFSGSTDFGNVSFIVPGIHPFFHIGTDALNHTEKYAEAAGAEEAQLYALRAAKALAMTAVDVLCCSDLLQRVRDDFRLAKLREEK
- the LOC114134695 gene encoding peptidase M20 domain-containing protein 2 isoform X2 — encoded protein: MANRHQMKEALQQRIDSLKQQLHSLSRDIWTRPEVAGEEVNAHDVLVRFFSEQDQAWTVQSHYELPTAFRASWGSVGTTGEPRRLNVGFLCEYDALPEIGHACGHNLIAEVGAAAAVGLKAAVETQPELPVEITVLGTPAEEAMGGKIDLIRAGAFTDVDLIFMAHPAQQDASFLPTVTIAEVSVKYHGKASHASAYPWEGVNALDAAVLAYSNLSALRQQLKPEWKLHGIIKHGGAKPNIIPAYSELEFYLRTPRLSDLWDLKAKAEACFRAAALATGCQVEIIYPAHTYSNILPNDTLATLYKSNGEALGMVFPEQPASFSGWFHRLWQRFIHSAWDPPVLPHRHRCIKPHREIR